The genomic DNA TTTAGCACCTGAATACATGTCAAGCTTTGGTCAAAAATGTGGTAGCTGCAAAAACCTAGGCGCCCTTCCTTTCTGGTCTGGCACAAACTCAATGACTTACGGTACAAACGATGGTGAATCAAACCTTGATGCGTACCAACTTGGTATGGGAAATGTAGTTGGACAAGGTACAATCACTATTTCTCCAAAAGTTATGCATGTTGGTACTGACATGATGCTTCATTTCAAACATAAAAAAGACGAACGTGGACTTTGGTTTACTCTTAAAGCGCCAATCGGAGCTATGAGCGTAAATACAAAAGTTACTGAAACTATTGCTCCAAACAATGGTGGCTTTAAAGGTACTGATTTAACTGCAACTGGCGATTACATGACTGGAACAACATATCAAAACACCGCTGATGGCGCTGTAGATACAGCTTTCCTATCATATCCAGCAGTTGGCAATCGTTATAATTCAATGACAGAAGCTTTTGCTGGTGGTGAAACAAATGAAGGCGCAGTCAATTCATCGCTTCATAAACCAATCCAGCTAGAATTTGCTCGTATAATTGGATGCTGTAAAAATGTAGCAATTCGCATTGGCGATGCTTCAGCAGCATTGGGTTACACATGCTGGGCAAACGACAAAGGATTTGTAGATTTAGGTGTGAAAGTTTCTTGCCCTACAGGAAACGTTCCAACAGCTAAATATGCTCTTGAGCCAATCTTTGGCCGCGCTGGTCACTGGGGCCTTGGTGCTGAATCAACAGCTCATTACAAAGCTTGGGAAAATGAAAAAGGAACAACAAGTGTTGATCTTTGGTTAGAAGGAGAAGTTTTACACTTGTTCTCAGGTAGAAAACCAAGCCTTCGCACATTTGACCTTAAACAAAACGGCGCTGGTTCAAAATATATGTTGCTACAACATTATGCAACTCAAGATAAAGCAGTTGCGTCAACAACACCTACAGGAGGAACCGATAACGTTAATTTAACAGGTTTTACTCCTTCATTTATCACAGCTGCTGCAAACGTTACAACAATGCCTGTAATTTCAAAATTTGCAGTTGAAGGCTCTGTTGCATTGATGGCTGACTTGCATCACAATGATTGGAATCTTTCTATTGGTGGCGAATTCTGGGGGCGCTCAAGAGAGTGTCTTTCAATTGATGCGTGCAATGCAGTTAGGCTTAACGTTCCAAACTTAAATGACTATGCTGTTCTTGGTCGTCAAATTAGTGAAGATTCTAGAAACTTTGTGGCAACTACAGCAGCCAATAGAGTTCGTAATTTATACCTTTGCGAACCTCTAGCTAAGATTTCTAAATCACAACAAACACAATTAGCATCTTCAGATGTTACAGGTATTGTTCCAGGAACAAGCGTATTCCCATTGAACAGTGATCTTTCAGCATATCCTGCAACTCCTCTTCCTACTGGAATTGTTGATGCTCGTGTAGCTACTAACCGTATTCCAGCAGCTCTTGACGAAGCTCTTGATATTGCTGGTGCAGCTGCAAGACGTGCATACACTGGAAAACTATTTGGTCAAATTGGATACACATGGAATGATAACCGTTACACTCCAAACGTTGCTTTAACTGGCTCTGCTGAATTTGCTCCTGCAAATAACAATACAGCTATCAACCTATGGTCTGTTGGTATCATTGGCGCACTTAACTTTTAATTAAATAAATATATATAATCATACGCCCGCCAAAGGTTTAAAAAATAAAAGAGAGTAATGAATTTAAATTCATTACTCTCTTTTATTTTGATTAAAATCTAGATCAAGCATTATTTTGATTTTGGCCCAGCGTATGCTTCACCACGAGCAGCAGCCATAGAGGCCTTATCGTCTGGTTCATCTTCGTTTTTAGATCCAGCATGAATTGGGTAAGCTGTAATAATTTCATCATTGATTGCGGTAATTACTTTATCTGTTTTTGGTGGATACAGTGACCTTATACTTGCAATATTAGCTTTTAAATTTGGATCTGTTTTATCTAATTTTTTAATAGCTTCTTTTTGTCGGGCCTCAGAACTATCATCTTTTTGTTCATGAATAGTAATTGTTCTTTTTACAATTACTATTATATTGACTTTGTCTACAATTCCAGTCATCTCAATAGCTTTTGTCTCAGAACTGCTTGAACTTTTATTATTTCTACTTGTTTTATTAATCGTCAATGAATCAGGAAAGGCATAAACGCGCAAAGTGTTGTTAACAATGTCTTGATTGCTCCATCTTGCTGGAAATTCTGTTTTTGTAAATTCAAAAGGCCCTGATCCGTCCTTATTCAATCTAGATGGACGAAGCAATAAAAACTCAACTGTTCCATCAGAATAAGCTTTTTCACTTTTAATGCCTATCATAGCTGGATACTTAGTTGATATTGCACGCCAAGTCCCAGAAGCATGTCCTCCATCAAAAGGAGATGTTTTATCTGTTTTTAAAACTTTGAAAATATGATCTGAATGAAGCTTCATGCTGCTGGTAAAATCAATTGTTGGCTTGCCGCCCTTCGTCAGTGACTGAACGCTATCATTAAGCGAATGATCTAATCGATCTTGATCATGGGCTGAAGTGTCAGTATCTGTAGAAATATTATGCAAAGAAGAACTATCATGCGCAGCAACTGTTATGTTAGAAACATCAAGAGTATCATCATGAGTCATTTTTCTTGATGAAGAGACTATCTCGTCATCATCACTATCATTTACAACTTGGGGTTTTCTTCTATTTCTAAATTGATCATTTGCATCTGGGCCTCCAACGGGAGATACATTTCCGTCTCTTGAATAATCATAATTTGGTGTTTGCCCAGAAACAGAAGGTGTAAAATTAAGACTACTTAATGATCTTTCATTAAAAGATGGAGTTAATCCATTAAACAGAAGGTGTAAAATTAAGACTACTTAATGATCTTTCATTAAAAGATGGAGTTAATCCATTACCACTTGATATTGGACGAGTAGAAGTAGATGAAAAATTTAGCGCGTCAAGATTTGGCAGTGAGTCATGCTTATTTTGAATTATCATTGTTTTTGGTGATGGTTTATTATTTACAGGCGTGCTAGAAAAAAGACTATCTTCTTTGCGAGCAAAAACTGAAGAATATATCTTCTGATTAAGGCCATGGAAAGCAAAAAGAACTATAAAATAACGTTTCAACATAAAACTCCCCCTTAAAAAACATATGAATCTAAATTTAAATTTAGATTGTTTCTAGGGTTGATTTCAAGAGTTTTTAATATTTTTGATAAATTTGGCTCTGTGAGCCTAGGCTCTTGACCATAGTCCGCACAAGCTAACCGCCACAGCATCTGTCACATCATAAGTCTTAGCGACTGGCAGCATAGGAAAAAGCATATGAACCATTTTAGAAACTTGGTCTTTTTGAGCCCCGCCAAAACCAGTCACCGCAAGCTTAACTTCTCGAGGGGAAAATTCATGCAAAATAAGATTTGATTGATATGCCATTAAATATAAAACACCACGAAGGTATCCAAGCTTTAAAAAAGTTTGTGCATTTTTGCCCAGAAATGGTGTTTCAATCGAAAGATTTGTAACTTGGTACGTTTTAATTTTTTCAGAAAAAAACTCATAAAAAACGCCAATTCGCTGCGAAAGAGTCTGTTTTGAGTCTAATGATAAATATCCATGAGCGATAAGAGTTTGGCGCGTGCCTTGTTTACTGATGATAGCCCAACCGGTAAAGCTAAATCCTGGATCAATGCCTAAAACAATCATAGGTATACCCTTTTTAAATTACGTTTCCAAAAAGGTATACCTATAAAGACTTTTAATCAATAAAAATAAAGATTTATCTGTTTAAGCTTGACTGCATCAAAGATGCTTTTTCATTTGCTAAGCATAAATCATTTTGAAGTTTTTTAAATTCTGGAGTTTTTCTTAACTTCAAAAATCTCTCACAGTATTTTGCGCTAGCAGAGCCATACATTTCAATAATGCGTTCATCTGTAAGATAATGGTTGTTAGATAGTACATGATAAATAGGCATTTTTAAGACTATGCAACATTTAATAATTTGATTTTCAGTTTTTTTGTTTATATCTTGACCAGCTTGCAGAATTGCTGCAAAAAAAACTGAAAGAAAAAGTAATATTTTTTTCATGTGAATTGAACCCTTTGAAATTGACCCCTAAAATTGTAGCTCATTTAAAGATACCAAAAACAGCGAATTTGTCAATCTAGTAAGGGTTTTGAGATTGCTCGAAAGACTTATTCCATATCTTCGAATTTAGTAAGCTCACGAACAAATCGTAAAGGAATTGTACCCGTTGGGCCGTTACGTTGTTTACCAATAATTAATTCAGACAACTCAGGGTTTTCTGTTTCTGAGTTGTAAACGATGTCTCGATATAAAAACATAATGACATCGGCGTCTTGCTCAATTGCACCAGATTCTCGTAGATCTGAAAGCATTGGGCGCTTATCTGTTCGGCTATCTACAGCACGAGAAAGCTGTGACAAAGCAATAATTGGTACCGCTAACTCTTTAGCCAGAGATTTTAAAAATCTTGAAATCTCAGAAACCTCTTGATGCCTATTTTCATGCTTACGGCTTGAATGTAAAAGTTGTAAATAATCAATAATGATCATACTCACATCATGCTTTGCTTTAAGCTGACGAGCCTTAGCCCGAAGCTCCATAATGTTAAGCGCAGCAGTATCATCAATAAATAACTTCATATCACCAAGCTCTGCTGCCACATGAGTTAGAGCGATCCATTCTTCAGAAGAAATGGTAGCATTGCGAATTTTTTGATGATCAATTCCAGACTCAGTAGAAAGCAGACGGAGTGTAAGTTGTTCTGCTGACATCTCTAAAGAAAATACTCCAACGCCCCCACTTTGACGCGCAGCGTTGATAGCAATATTTAAAGCAAATGATGTTTTACCCATAGAAGGACGAGCAGCTAAAATGACTAAGTCTCCAGCCTGAAAACCAGATGTCATCTTATCGAGGCCTTTAAAAGATGTTGCAACGCCAGTAATTCCACGGCTTGAACTTTTAATCGAAGAAAGATGCTGGAAAGTTTTTTTCAACCAAATATTTAATTGAACAAAATTTTGAGATGATCGATTGTGAATAATTTGAAAAATCTTTTTTTCTGCTTCATCGATAACATGATCCACTTCCATCTCATTTTGAGAGTAGCAGCTGGTAATAATATCTAACGATGAATGAATCAGATTTCTTAAAACAGATTTGGATCGAATAATTTTTACGTGCTGCTCAAGCATCCCAAATGAAGGAATATTTTCTTGAAGTTCTATAAAATAAGCAACATCACCAGAAAGTTGTAACTCGCCTGTTTTTTGCAGTGAGTCTTGCAGCGTTATCATATCAATACGTTGATTATTTTGAGACAAACTAAGCATTGATTTATAAATAATGCCATGCGCAGGAACATAGAAATCTTGTGG from Candidatus Dependentiae bacterium includes the following:
- the ruvC gene encoding crossover junction endodeoxyribonuclease RuvC; translation: MIVLGIDPGFSFTGWAIISKQGTRQTLIAHGYLSLDSKQTLSQRIGVFYEFFSEKIKTYQVTNLSIETPFLGKNAQTFLKLGYLRGVLYLMAYQSNLILHEFSPREVKLAVTGFGGAQKDQVSKMVHMLFPMLPVAKTYDVTDAVAVSLCGLWSRA
- the dnaB gene encoding replicative DNA helicase, whose amino-acid sequence is MQQFNNFPRKNFQQDQNGQKESLLGKTLPMQIEAEKSVLGAVLLDDTCFATLEETLQPQDFYVPAHGIIYKSMLSLSQNNQRIDMITLQDSLQKTGELQLSGDVAYFIELQENIPSFGMLEQHVKIIRSKSVLRNLIHSSLDIITSCYSQNEMEVDHVIDEAEKKIFQIIHNRSSQNFVQLNIWLKKTFQHLSSIKSSSRGITGVATSFKGLDKMTSGFQAGDLVILAARPSMGKTSFALNIAINAARQSGGVGVFSLEMSAEQLTLRLLSTESGIDHQKIRNATISSEEWIALTHVAAELGDMKLFIDDTAALNIMELRAKARQLKAKHDVSMIIIDYLQLLHSSRKHENRHQEVSEISRFLKSLAKELAVPIIALSQLSRAVDSRTDKRPMLSDLRESGAIEQDADVIMFLYRDIVYNSETENPELSELIIGKQRNGPTGTIPLRFVRELTKFEDME